One Phaseolus vulgaris cultivar G19833 chromosome 2, P. vulgaris v2.0, whole genome shotgun sequence DNA window includes the following coding sequences:
- the LOC137812950 gene encoding nudix hydrolase 17, mitochondrial-like has protein sequence MACLVSRSGRELQRYNNMGGRQVVGCIPYRYKEDVDGNMSEELEVLVVSSQKGQGLMFPKGGWELDESVEEAACRESLEEAGVLGSIEHELGQWNFISKRYGVYYEGHMFPMFVKEQLDTWPEQNLRRRIWMSVGEAREVCQHWWMKEALDILVQRMVSSAQEKDLSF, from the exons ATGGCATGCTTGGTATCTCGCTCAGGAAGGGAATTGCAGAGATACAATAACATGGGTGGCCGCCAAGTTGTTGG GTGCATACCTTACAGATACAAAGAAGACGTAGATGGTAACATGAGTGAGGAATTGGAAGTTCTAGTGGTTAGTTCTCAGAAAGGCCAAGGATTGATGTTCCCTAAG GGAGGTTGGGAACTTGATGAATCTGTAGAAGAAGCAGCTTGTAGGGAATCCCTTGAAGAAGCAGGAGTATTGGGAAGTATTGAG CATGAATTGGGGCAATGGAATTTCATCAGCAAAAGATATGGCGTATACTATGAAGGACACATGTTTCCCATGTTTGTGAAGGAACAACTTGACACGTGGCCAGAGCAAAATTTACGGAGAAGAATATGG ATGAGTGTTGGTGAAGCTAGAGAAGTTTGTCAGCATTGGTGGATGAAGGAGGCATTAGATATATTGGTTCAAAGAATGGTGTCTTCAGCACAGGAAAAAGATTTAAGCTTTTAA
- the LOC137812952 gene encoding uncharacterized protein, whose protein sequence is MESTAICTAATSATFFNEEREGYMGSAVHSQVIKIKQETEKIKHPSLQLHIRRALLRDVNRLRSRSPLGLAESAILGC, encoded by the coding sequence atggagAGCACCGCCATCTGCACCGCCGCCACCTCCGCCACCTTCTTCAACGAGGAACGAGAGGGTTACATGGGTTCTGCAGTTCATAGCCAAGTCATCAAAATCAAGCAAGAAACTGAGAAAATAAAGCACCCTTCACTGCAGCTGCATATCAGGCGTGCCCTTCTCAGAGATGTCAACCGTCTTCGCTCTCGCTCGCCACTGGGACTTGCAGAGAGTGCTATCCTTGGATGCTAG
- the LOC137812951 gene encoding uncharacterized protein isoform X1 has translation MCSLTHLRPLSCAASAAASRLVPYPPDLVKWVTREGGFVHRALEIAQLGSSNGLGIVAKEQIPRGTDLIVLPHHLPLRFTTLEHDPLLHHLARQIPEELWAMKLGLKLLQERAKVGSFWWPYISNLPETYTVPIFFPGEDIKNLHYAPLLHQVNKRCRFLLDFEQEVKRALVSVKPDSHPFGGQEVDASSLGWAMSAVSSRAFRLYGEKDQNGDRVHLPMMLPLIDMCNHSFNPNARIVQQEDTSSMKMQVKVVAETAIKEDDPLLLCYGCLNNDFFLLDYGFVMHSNPYDCIELKYDGALLDAASTAAGVSSPNFSAPAPWQQLILSQLNLFGETPDLKVSLGGQETVEGRLVAALRIVLSSNMETVQKYDLSTLQSLDVEAPLGVANDIAVFRTLIALCVIALEHFPTKIMDDESLLKQGASGSTELAIQYRIQKKCVIIDVMKNLSRRVKLLSSKETATAEG, from the exons ATGTGTTCGCTGACCCACTTGCGTCCGCTATCATGCGCCGCATCTGCAGCGGCGTCACGGTTAGTGCCCTACCCACCGGACCTCGTAAAGTGGGTAACCAGAGAGGGTGGGTTCGTGCACCGCGCGCTGGAGATAGCACAACTCGGTTCATCCAACGGACTCGGCATAGTGGCCAAGGAACAAATTCCACGTGGCACTGACCTAATTGTCCTTCCCCACCACCTTCCCCTGCGCTTCACCACTCTTGAACACGACCCTCTGCTGCATCACTTGGCGCGTCAAATCCCTg AGGAACTATGGGCAATGAAACTGGGTTTGAAGCTTCTGCAAGAGAGGGCAAAAGTTGGGTCCTTCTGGTGGCCCTACATAAGTAATCTCCCTGAAACATACACCGTGCCTATTTTCTTTCCTGGGGAGGACATAAAGAACTTGCACTATGCTCCTCTTCTTCATCAG GTAAACAAAAGATGTCGGTTTCTTCTTGATTTTGAGCAAGAAGTCAAGCGTGCCTTAGTAAGTGTTAAGCCAGATAGCCATCCTTTTGGTGGTCAAGAAGTAGATGCATCTTCTCTTGGATGGGCAATGTCAGCAGTCTCGTCTAGAGCATTCAGGTTGTATGGTGAAAAGGATCAGAATGGGGACCGCGTTCACTTACCCATGATGCTCCCTCTGATTGATATGTGCAATCATAGTTTCAATCCAAATGCTAGAATTGTTCAGCAAGAAGATACCAGTAGCATGAAGATGCAAGTGAAG GTTGTGGCTGAGACAGCAATCAAAGAAGATGATCCTCTGTTACTTTGCTATGGCTGTTTAAACAATGATTTTTTCCTTCTAGATTATGGATTTGTGATGCACTCAAACCCTTATGACTGTATTGAGCTCAAATATGATGGTGCTCTTTTGGATGCTGCAAGCACAGCAGCTGGAGTTTCTTCACCAAATTTCTCAGCACCTGCTCCGTGGCAGCAACTGATTTTATCTCAGTTGAATCTATTTGGAGAAACTCCAGATCTGAAG GTGAGCTTAGGTGGTCAAGAAACAGTAGAGGGCCGCTTGGTGGCTGCATTGCGAATAGTCCTTTCAAGTAATATGGAAACTGTGCAGAAGTATGACCTCAGTACACTCCAGTCTTTAGATGTTGAAGCTCCTCTTGGTGTTGCAAACGACATAGCTGTATTTCGCACCCTAATTGCTCTGTGCGTCATTGCACTGGAACACTTTCCGACCAAAATAATGGATGATGAATCACTGTTGAAACAGGGTGCTTCAGGTTCAACCGAGTTAGCCATTCAGTACAGAATCCAAAAGAAATGCGTGATTATAGACGTAATGAAAAATCTCTCAAGGAGGGTAAAGCTTCTATCATCAAAGGAAACAGCAACCGCTGAAGGCTAA
- the LOC137812951 gene encoding uncharacterized protein isoform X2, producing the protein MKLGLKLLQERAKVGSFWWPYISNLPETYTVPIFFPGEDIKNLHYAPLLHQVNKRCRFLLDFEQEVKRALVSVKPDSHPFGGQEVDASSLGWAMSAVSSRAFRLYGEKDQNGDRVHLPMMLPLIDMCNHSFNPNARIVQQEDTSSMKMQVKVVAETAIKEDDPLLLCYGCLNNDFFLLDYGFVMHSNPYDCIELKYDGALLDAASTAAGVSSPNFSAPAPWQQLILSQLNLFGETPDLKVSLGGQETVEGRLVAALRIVLSSNMETVQKYDLSTLQSLDVEAPLGVANDIAVFRTLIALCVIALEHFPTKIMDDESLLKQGASGSTELAIQYRIQKKCVIIDVMKNLSRRVKLLSSKETATAEG; encoded by the exons ATGAAACTGGGTTTGAAGCTTCTGCAAGAGAGGGCAAAAGTTGGGTCCTTCTGGTGGCCCTACATAAGTAATCTCCCTGAAACATACACCGTGCCTATTTTCTTTCCTGGGGAGGACATAAAGAACTTGCACTATGCTCCTCTTCTTCATCAG GTAAACAAAAGATGTCGGTTTCTTCTTGATTTTGAGCAAGAAGTCAAGCGTGCCTTAGTAAGTGTTAAGCCAGATAGCCATCCTTTTGGTGGTCAAGAAGTAGATGCATCTTCTCTTGGATGGGCAATGTCAGCAGTCTCGTCTAGAGCATTCAGGTTGTATGGTGAAAAGGATCAGAATGGGGACCGCGTTCACTTACCCATGATGCTCCCTCTGATTGATATGTGCAATCATAGTTTCAATCCAAATGCTAGAATTGTTCAGCAAGAAGATACCAGTAGCATGAAGATGCAAGTGAAG GTTGTGGCTGAGACAGCAATCAAAGAAGATGATCCTCTGTTACTTTGCTATGGCTGTTTAAACAATGATTTTTTCCTTCTAGATTATGGATTTGTGATGCACTCAAACCCTTATGACTGTATTGAGCTCAAATATGATGGTGCTCTTTTGGATGCTGCAAGCACAGCAGCTGGAGTTTCTTCACCAAATTTCTCAGCACCTGCTCCGTGGCAGCAACTGATTTTATCTCAGTTGAATCTATTTGGAGAAACTCCAGATCTGAAG GTGAGCTTAGGTGGTCAAGAAACAGTAGAGGGCCGCTTGGTGGCTGCATTGCGAATAGTCCTTTCAAGTAATATGGAAACTGTGCAGAAGTATGACCTCAGTACACTCCAGTCTTTAGATGTTGAAGCTCCTCTTGGTGTTGCAAACGACATAGCTGTATTTCGCACCCTAATTGCTCTGTGCGTCATTGCACTGGAACACTTTCCGACCAAAATAATGGATGATGAATCACTGTTGAAACAGGGTGCTTCAGGTTCAACCGAGTTAGCCATTCAGTACAGAATCCAAAAGAAATGCGTGATTATAGACGTAATGAAAAATCTCTCAAGGAGGGTAAAGCTTCTATCATCAAAGGAAACAGCAACCGCTGAAGGCTAA
- the LOC137812953 gene encoding probable calcium-binding protein CML25, which translates to MGLKSLFNREEGTTTGGASRSTSLSVRSRVRMAGELEQVFKKFDVNGDGKISASELGSIMRSLGQEATEQEVDNMIREVDGDGDGCISLQEFIELNTKGVDSDEVLENLKDAFSVFDMDGNGLITAEELNTVMRSLGEECSLAECRRMIGGVDRDGDGTIDFEEFRVMMMMGSRHDTTDRVKPLPETS; encoded by the coding sequence ATGGGTTTGAAATCCCTATTCAACCGGGAGGAGGGAACAACCACCGGCGGGGCGTCGCGATCGACGTCACTGTCGGTGCGGTCGCGCGTGCGGATGGCGGGCGAGCTGGAGCAGGTGTTCAAGAAGTTCGACGTGAACGGGGACGGGAAGATATCGGCGTCGGAGCTGGGGTCGATAATGAGGAGCCTGGGGCAGGAGGCGACGGAGCAGGAGGTGGACAACATGATCCGGGAGGTGGACGGTGACGGCGACGGGTGCATCAGCCTGCAGGAGTTCATCGAGCTGAACACCAAGGGCGTGGACTCCGACGAGGTGCTGGAGAACTTGAAGGACGCGTTCTCCGTGTTCGACATGGACGGGAACGGGTTGATCACCGCGGAGGAGCTGAACACGGTGATGCGGAGCCTGGGGGAGGAGTGCTCCCTGGCAGAGTGCCGGAGGATGATCGGCGGCGTAGACAGGGACGGCGACGGCACCATCGACTTCGAAGAGTTCagggtgatgatgatgatggggTCGCGCCATGACACCACCGATAGGGTTAAACCACTTCCAGAAACTTCTTAA